The Enteractinococcus fodinae genome has a segment encoding these proteins:
- the rpsH gene encoding 30S ribosomal protein S8 → MSMTDPVADMLTRLRNANSAHHDSVTMPSSKLKIGVAEILKNEGYISDYKEVDARVGKDLVLELKFGPQRQRSIAGLRRISKPGLRVYAKSNNLPHVLGGLGIAILSTSSGLLTDRQAASKGVGGEVLAYVW, encoded by the coding sequence ATGAGTATGACCGACCCCGTCGCAGACATGTTGACACGTCTGCGCAACGCTAACTCGGCGCATCACGATTCCGTGACCATGCCGTCTTCAAAACTGAAGATTGGTGTCGCCGAAATTCTCAAAAACGAAGGCTATATCAGCGACTATAAAGAAGTTGACGCACGCGTAGGGAAAGACCTCGTGTTGGAACTGAAATTTGGTCCACAGCGTCAACGCTCCATCGCTGGATTGCGCCGCATCTCCAAACCAGGCCTGCGCGTTTACGCCAAGTCCAACAACCTGCCACACGTGCTAGGTGGACTGGGCATCGCCATCCTGTCAACGTCCTCAGGTCTGCTGACCGACCGTCAAGCAGCGTCGAAAGGTGTGGGTGGGGAAGTCCTCGCCTACGTCTGGTAA
- the rplF gene encoding 50S ribosomal protein L6 yields the protein MSRIGKLPITVPSGVEVAIDGSDVSVKGPKGELGMTIRGPIEAKMEENVITVTRPDDERDSRSLHGLTRTLIDNMIVGVTEGYSKKLELHGTGYRVLAKGNDLELQLGFSHSIDVAAPEGINFAIEGNTITVSGIDKQLVGETAANIRKLRVTEPYKAKGIRYEGEKIRRKAGKAGK from the coding sequence ATGTCACGTATTGGAAAGCTTCCGATCACCGTACCTTCCGGCGTTGAAGTTGCCATCGACGGCTCCGATGTGTCCGTCAAAGGACCTAAAGGCGAGCTGGGGATGACCATCCGCGGCCCAATTGAAGCCAAGATGGAAGAAAACGTCATCACCGTCACCCGCCCGGATGACGAACGCGATTCACGTTCGCTCCACGGCCTGACCCGTACCCTGATCGACAACATGATCGTCGGGGTTACCGAAGGCTACTCCAAGAAACTGGAACTGCACGGTACTGGTTACCGCGTGCTGGCCAAGGGCAACGACCTCGAACTGCAGCTGGGCTTCTCCCATAGCATCGATGTCGCAGCCCCAGAAGGCATCAACTTTGCCATCGAAGGCAACACGATCACCGTGTCCGGTATCGATAAACAACTTGTCGGCGAAACTGCCGCCAACATCCGTAAGCTGCGCGTTACCGAACCTTATAAGGCCAAGGGTATCCGCTACGAGGGTGAGAAAATCCGCCGCAAGGCCGGAAAGGCAGGTAAGTAA